ATTCATTCTTTAAAGTATTTTGTTTATCCAAAGAGTAAAAATTTAGGAGCTACTTTGTCGTCAAAATTTTTAAACTTAAAGCAAAGAAATGCTAATTTATTAATACATGATTATCCGTATTCAGATGGTCTTAAAACCGGATATATTAAGGAATCGGGATTAAATCTTGTTGCTACTGCTAAAAAGGGTGGAAGAAGGTTAATAGCAGTTGTATTAGGGGTTAAAAAAGGAATTAATGGGTCTGGAGAGAAAATGAGAGCTTTGATTGCAAAAAATTTATTAGAGTATGGATTTAATGAATATTCTAAATTTCCTTTAATAGTAAAATTAGAAGAAAAAGTCTATAATGGTACAGTAGATACAGTTGCTCTTTTCTCTAAAGAGCCTTTTTATTATGTTTTTACTAAAGATGAATTTGATAAAATTAATGTAAATTACACTGTTGATAAGTTGGTTGCTCCCCTTGGTGGGAATATGCCTGTTGGGAGGGCTATGATATTTTTAGAAAATGAGAAAGTGGGGGATGTTGCTTTATTTAGTAATAAGGTAAATAAATTGAGTTTTTGGCAAGGCCTTTATAAGAGTTTGATAAATTTTTTTTCAAGAGAGTATTAATTCTATGTTAAATCATTTTAATTTTAAATTAAAACGCGATGTTACAATAATAGTTCCAGGCGAAGCTTTTGTTTCAAATAAAAGAGTTATTTCTACAATTCTTGGTTCTTGTGTTGCTGTTGTGCTTTACGATGAATCAAGTAATTTAATTGGAATGAATCATTATGTTCTAGTTAAGTCAGATCTTGATATATCTCCTGATCAAAGTGGAAGGTATGGGGTTTATGCTATTCCCATGTTAATAAATACAATGTTAGAAAATGGAGCTAATAAAAGTAATCTTAAGGCCAAGCTTTTTGGAGGAACTAATTTTATGGCAAAAGGATCTGTTAAGGTGGGGCTTGAAAATTCAGAGTTTGCCGTGAATACATTAAATAAGTTTCGTATTCCAATTTTAGCTAAAGATTTTGATCAATCTAAGTCACGAAAGATTTTTGCATTTCCCGAAAACTTTAAAGTTATTGTGGAATATCCAGATGGAACAAGGGTTTTTTAATATTGCTTGATGTTTTTTTAAAAAATTCTCTCAACCAATTTCAATATGAAGCAGTTACCACTATTGAAGGCGCTCTTTTAATTATTGCTGGTGCTGGCAGTGGAAAAACAAGAGTTGTTACTCATAGAATAGCATATTTACTTTTAAAAGGTGTTCCTCAAGGGGAAATTTTAGCCTTAACTTTTACCAATAAGGCTGCTAATGAAATGAAAGATAGAATTAGGAAAATTTTGAAAAGTCCCCTTAGCAATCTTATGGTTTCAACTTTTCATGCTTTTGGCCTTTTTTTTTTAAAAGAAAATTATAAATTATTAGGGTATAGAAAAAACTTTAGCATTTATGATGATAGTGATAGAATTTCTCTTCTTAAAGAGATTTTACTAGATGAAGGCCTTTTAAATAAAAAAGTTTCTTTAAATTCGCTTAGTAATGTTATTTCACTTTTAAAAAATGGCATTCTCACTCTCAATGATTTAAAGGAAGAGGATGTAAATATTTTTAGACTTTATGAAGAGCGATTAAGGCTTTATAACTCTTTTGATTTTGATGATTTGATTTTAAAGCCAAAAGAATTGTTAAGTAATAATTCTGATATTAGAAATAAATATTCTAAAAGATATAAGTATGTTTTAATTGACGAGTTTCAAGATACTTCTTTGATTCAATATAATTTTATTCGCCTTTTGATAAATCATAGTAATTTGTGTTGTGTAGGCGATGATGATCAATCTATATATTCTTGGCGTGGAGCTAGTTATAACAACATATTGCAATTTGAAAAGGATTATAATGTTAAAGAAATAAAACTTGAACAAAATTATCGTTCTACAAAAAATATTTTAGATGTTGCCAATTCTGTGATTTTGAATAATAAAAATAGAAAAGAAAAGACTTTGTGGTCTTCAAAGACGTGTAGTAAAGTTATAGATGTTTTTATATTTGAGGATGAAATTCAAGAATCTGAGTTTGTTGCAAGTCAAATCATAGAGCTTTCAAAGTTAGAGGGCTTTCAATCTAAAAATGTAGGAGTTCTCATGAGAACCAATGCTCTTTTTAAAAACGTTGAGATGATTTTTAGAAGGCGAAGTATAAAATAC
The nucleotide sequence above comes from Borrelia maritima. Encoded proteins:
- the cheD gene encoding chemoreceptor glutamine deamidase CheD, producing the protein MLNHFNFKLKRDVTIIVPGEAFVSNKRVISTILGSCVAVVLYDESSNLIGMNHYVLVKSDLDISPDQSGRYGVYAIPMLINTMLENGANKSNLKAKLFGGTNFMAKGSVKVGLENSEFAVNTLNKFRIPILAKDFDQSKSRKIFAFPENFKVIVEYPDGTRVF
- a CDS encoding ATP-dependent helicase, which gives rise to MLDVFLKNSLNQFQYEAVTTIEGALLIIAGAGSGKTRVVTHRIAYLLLKGVPQGEILALTFTNKAANEMKDRIRKILKSPLSNLMVSTFHAFGLFFLKENYKLLGYRKNFSIYDDSDRISLLKEILLDEGLLNKKVSLNSLSNVISLLKNGILTLNDLKEEDVNIFRLYEERLRLYNSFDFDDLILKPKELLSNNSDIRNKYSKRYKYVLIDEFQDTSLIQYNFIRLLINHSNLCCVGDDDQSIYSWRGASYNNILQFEKDYNVKEIKLEQNYRSTKNILDVANSVILNNKNRKEKTLWSSKTCSKVIDVFIFEDEIQESEFVASQIIELSKLEGFQSKNVGVLMRTNALFKNVEMIFRRRSIKYKVSGGTSFFQRKEIKDIISYLNVIINPKSDYDLLRIINVPRRGIGKEYLKKIRDIADKKGCCIYDALCDIAFSFTNISSCDKALNKQVIESIEDFVSFIEEYQYKFSVKKNTYSNIIKEMIESVEYWGFLVSESPNSIKVAEYKYQNIEGFLSIIKNWESKQFGELRDLSSFLNYIVIQSNEVNEESENININLMTVHSAKGLEFDYVFFIAVEDNIIPHHRIIEESKVGLEEERRVFYVALTRAKDSLIITMANKRKKDRQIFEQLPSRFISEIPQEFLNFNYYADFVENKA
- a CDS encoding D-alanyl-D-alanine carboxypeptidase family protein: MNSICVIEKLLLTLFFFLLCNDLFAVNLAEINELSQHAKSIVLMDFDTRRILYSKKPNLVFPPASLTKIVTIYTALIEAEKRNIRLKSIVPISDSASYYNAPLNSSLMFLEKGQIVNFEEILKGLSVSSGNDASIAIAEFVVGNLNTFVNLMNINVLNLGLFNMHFVEPSGYSSENKITALDMAFFVKSYLEKFKFMLDIHSLKYFVYPKSKNLGATLSSKFLNLKQRNANLLIHDYPYSDGLKTGYIKESGLNLVATAKKGGRRLIAVVLGVKKGINGSGEKMRALIAKNLLEYGFNEYSKFPLIVKLEEKVYNGTVDTVALFSKEPFYYVFTKDEFDKINVNYTVDKLVAPLGGNMPVGRAMIFLENEKVGDVALFSNKVNKLSFWQGLYKSLINFFSREY